One window of Bacillus sp. (in: firmicutes) genomic DNA carries:
- a CDS encoding thiamine pyrophosphate-binding protein, which produces MATVLELLIKHLKSWNVTHIFGIPGRPVGPLVKEIAQQNVTFVLTRHETGAGYAAAGFALQRNTLGVAFGTSGPGGINLLTAAGQAMAYNAPVLFITGQASASQIGKSYSQDSSQFGSDLVKMFEPVTKYSARVERGDSFKNHLQHAIENAFSNVKGPVHLSIPLDVLLEEITPFEIELPTIAHTTATNIDTVFQHINEAKKPVFLLGKGVRSSNSYEEVFEIATRWNIPVITTAGGKGTFPTDHPLSFGVFGLGGTKQADHYLKSGVDVMIVAGTSLSDMSLAGFNSSFFPDKVIHFDYDSTFVGKSIPRPTIYVPGDLKENLKAIVDRMLSINNSISIKCNDFQVLTCGEQNEEPKNSGYISASSAVRVIRRNLPKSAKVFADVGSHAYYAVKYFDVYQPNTFFFDDRFIAMGNGIGYAVGAKMAMYDSSMPVACITGDGCMLMHGTEIATAVEQSAPVLFFVFNNGSLDMVETGMKHWLECPGHAVYKNNVDFVSFAKSLGCEGYHCINEEDIEMAIQQGLKNSVPSVIEIMVDPEEIPPTLKREES; this is translated from the coding sequence ATGGCGACGGTATTAGAGTTATTAATAAAACATTTAAAAAGTTGGAATGTTACACATATTTTCGGTATTCCTGGTCGACCTGTTGGTCCATTAGTAAAAGAGATAGCACAACAAAATGTAACATTTGTATTGACTAGACATGAAACTGGTGCTGGTTATGCTGCAGCAGGTTTCGCATTACAGCGAAATACACTTGGAGTTGCATTTGGCACTTCAGGTCCTGGTGGTATTAATTTGTTAACAGCTGCTGGTCAAGCTATGGCATATAATGCACCTGTATTATTTATAACTGGACAAGCTTCGGCTAGTCAAATTGGAAAATCCTATAGTCAAGATTCTTCTCAGTTTGGTTCAGATTTGGTCAAGATGTTTGAACCGGTTACAAAATATAGTGCAAGAGTTGAAAGAGGGGATTCATTTAAAAATCATCTCCAGCATGCTATCGAAAATGCATTTTCAAATGTAAAAGGCCCCGTTCATCTTTCTATTCCATTAGATGTGTTATTAGAAGAAATAACACCCTTTGAAATAGAATTGCCGACAATTGCACATACAACCGCAACTAATATTGATACTGTTTTTCAACACATTAATGAAGCAAAAAAACCGGTATTTTTGTTGGGGAAAGGGGTTCGTTCATCGAATAGCTATGAGGAAGTATTTGAAATTGCCACTAGATGGAATATTCCTGTAATTACAACGGCAGGGGGAAAAGGGACCTTCCCTACAGATCATCCGCTTTCATTTGGTGTATTTGGTTTAGGTGGAACAAAACAGGCAGATCACTACTTGAAATCTGGTGTTGATGTCATGATTGTAGCTGGAACCTCGTTAAGTGATATGTCTTTGGCCGGATTTAACTCATCCTTTTTTCCAGATAAAGTAATACATTTTGACTATGATTCTACTTTCGTTGGAAAGTCAATTCCAAGGCCAACAATTTATGTACCAGGGGACCTAAAAGAGAATTTAAAAGCAATAGTAGATAGAATGTTGTCTATTAATAATTCTATTAGTATAAAGTGTAATGATTTTCAAGTACTAACTTGTGGGGAACAAAATGAGGAACCAAAAAACTCTGGGTATATTTCTGCAAGTTCGGCAGTAAGGGTGATAAGAAGAAATTTACCAAAATCCGCTAAGGTTTTTGCTGATGTGGGAAGTCATGCTTATTACGCTGTAAAGTATTTTGATGTGTATCAACCAAATACCTTTTTCTTTGATGATCGTTTTATTGCAATGGGAAATGGAATTGGTTATGCAGTTGGAGCGAAAATGGCCATGTATGATTCTTCGATGCCAGTCGCTTGTATAACAGGTGATGGGTGTATGCTAATGCATGGAACGGAAATAGCAACAGCAGTTGAACAATCGGCACCAGTTTTATTTTTTGTATTCAACAATGGTAGCTTAGATATGGTTGAAACAGGTATGAAACATTGGCTTGAATGTCCAGGTCACGCAGTATATAAAAATAATGTGGATTTTGTATCATTCGCTAAATCGCTAGGTTGTGAAGGATACCATTGTATTAATGAAGAGGATATAGAAATGGCTATTCAACAAGGGCTGAAAAATAGTGTGCCTTCGGTTATTGAAATAATGGTGGATCCTGAAGAAATCCCACCAACATTAAAAAGGGAAGAATCGTAA